A region of Cardinium endosymbiont of Sogatella furcifera DNA encodes the following proteins:
- a CDS encoding transglycosylase domain-containing protein has translation MEKIIRILWKFFAAITIGIPIYLFSVQVNFYNLYGSMPSTDLLENPQSELASELYAADGSLLGKYFRNNRSPVTYEEIASNMVHALIASEDYRFEQHAGIDLRGLSRAFFLSILLQQNKGGGSTLTQQLAKNLFNIRKEVNYKGKCTDIPLLNKLILKTKEWILAVQLERAYTKQEIIAMYLNTVTFGSNTYGIKVAARTFFNKTPAELRIEEAALLVGLLRAPTRYSPIKNPERANHIRNVVLAQMAKYGFLKKSEYDLICEIPTELQYQEENYEKGIAPYFRAVVRDFLLKWTQENGYDLFSDGLRIYTTIDSRVQMHAEAALKEQMALLQNQFEDHWKEQNPWIHENGKEIVDYIEKEIKKTPLYQKLRKEYGTDTESIHKVLNTPIPTTLFSWEGPIQKTITPLEAFKHHRRILQAGCMAMDPYTGHIKAWVGGIDYKYFQYDHVKQSKRQTGSTFKPIVYTVALDNDYLPTDLVTDEPVTFVQPNGTTWTPQNAWKSYSGKQYTLRYAMAKSYNSITSYLIKQLTPQLVVDYAKRMGLKGPLDPVPAICLGCSDASVYEMVGAYSTFLNKGVWTEPFFITHIEDKHGNVLQTFIPQRHEAIHEDTADLMTYMLKGSLDEGALNGVSIALREQNEIAGKSGTTSNHSDGWFIGLTQNLCTGVWVGGEDRCIHFRDFSLGAGSVTARPIWEKFMIKLYNDPQLVYKKGPLIANNILSEKVKNIIQSKPPSAYTTSHASTDAANNKQIAIELDIDKIL, from the coding sequence ATGGAAAAAATAATACGTATACTCTGGAAATTTTTTGCAGCCATAACCATAGGCATTCCTATCTACCTTTTTTCTGTTCAAGTCAACTTTTACAATTTATATGGCAGCATGCCGTCTACAGACTTGTTAGAAAACCCACAAAGCGAATTAGCTTCTGAGCTCTACGCAGCTGATGGCAGCTTACTAGGCAAGTACTTTAGAAACAACCGCAGTCCGGTAACCTATGAAGAGATTGCTTCCAATATGGTTCATGCACTGATCGCTTCGGAGGATTACCGTTTTGAACAACATGCAGGTATAGATTTACGAGGTTTATCACGTGCTTTTTTCCTTTCTATTTTATTACAACAAAATAAAGGAGGAGGCAGTACCCTTACCCAACAGTTGGCCAAAAACCTTTTTAACATTAGAAAAGAGGTAAACTATAAAGGTAAATGTACAGATATTCCATTGCTGAATAAACTGATCCTTAAAACAAAAGAGTGGATTTTAGCCGTTCAATTAGAGCGTGCATATACCAAGCAAGAAATTATAGCCATGTATTTGAACACCGTTACCTTTGGAAGCAATACATATGGTATTAAAGTAGCCGCACGTACCTTTTTTAACAAAACACCAGCCGAATTACGTATAGAAGAAGCTGCGTTGTTGGTCGGTCTACTACGTGCACCTACTCGCTATAGCCCCATAAAAAATCCTGAAAGAGCCAACCATATTAGAAATGTAGTCTTAGCCCAAATGGCTAAGTATGGTTTTCTCAAAAAATCTGAATATGACCTGATTTGTGAGATACCTACTGAATTACAGTATCAAGAAGAAAATTATGAAAAAGGTATAGCGCCTTACTTTAGAGCCGTAGTGCGTGACTTTCTCTTAAAGTGGACGCAAGAAAATGGGTATGATCTTTTTTCAGATGGACTACGCATCTACACCACCATCGATAGTCGGGTGCAAATGCATGCAGAAGCTGCTTTAAAAGAGCAAATGGCACTGCTGCAAAATCAATTTGAGGACCATTGGAAAGAACAAAACCCATGGATTCATGAAAATGGGAAAGAAATAGTAGATTATATTGAAAAAGAAATAAAAAAAACACCACTCTACCAAAAACTACGTAAAGAATATGGAACAGACACTGAATCTATTCATAAAGTATTAAATACACCTATACCCACCACATTATTTTCTTGGGAAGGTCCTATTCAAAAAACGATAACCCCTTTAGAAGCCTTTAAACATCATCGCAGGATATTACAAGCTGGGTGTATGGCTATGGATCCCTATACAGGCCATATTAAAGCCTGGGTAGGTGGCATTGATTACAAATACTTTCAATATGATCATGTCAAGCAGAGCAAACGCCAAACAGGTTCAACGTTTAAGCCTATCGTCTATACCGTAGCCTTAGACAATGATTACCTACCCACAGATTTGGTAACAGACGAGCCTGTTACTTTTGTACAACCCAACGGAACCACTTGGACGCCACAAAATGCCTGGAAAAGCTACTCTGGGAAGCAATATACTTTACGTTATGCTATGGCCAAATCTTACAATTCGATCACCTCTTATCTGATTAAACAGCTTACTCCTCAATTGGTTGTAGATTATGCCAAGCGCATGGGGCTAAAAGGTCCTTTAGATCCAGTTCCTGCCATTTGCCTAGGTTGTAGTGATGCTTCCGTTTATGAAATGGTAGGTGCATACAGTACTTTTTTGAACAAAGGCGTTTGGACAGAACCTTTTTTTATTACCCATATTGAAGATAAACACGGCAATGTATTACAAACCTTTATACCACAACGCCACGAAGCGATTCACGAAGATACGGCTGATCTCATGACCTATATGTTAAAAGGTTCATTAGATGAAGGCGCACTCAATGGGGTATCTATAGCACTAAGAGAACAGAACGAGATAGCGGGCAAATCAGGTACTACTTCCAATCATTCAGATGGTTGGTTTATCGGGCTAACCCAAAACCTCTGTACCGGTGTTTGGGTAGGCGGAGAAGACCGTTGCATTCATTTTAGGGATTTTAGCCTAGGAGCAGGAAGTGTGACAGCGCGTCCTATATGGGAAAAATTCATGATCAAGTTGTACAATGATCCCCAACTAGTGTATAAAAAAGGTCCTTTGATTGCCAACAACATCTTATCTGAAAAGGTAAAAAATATTATTCAAAGCAAGCCACCATCTGCGTATACCACTAGCCATGCATCAACAGATGCAGCAAACAACAAGCAAATTGCTATAGAATTAGATATAGATAAAATACTCTAA
- a CDS encoding putative glycoside hydrolase — protein sequence MGNYRLSLLGTLEKKVSEHWMPMKAEGLRLRWLYPFKEMEKRPLTGVASTLARPEQVAVTTGEELFLSQDGGQTFRLVTDRHATAPLSYFTSVAISEENPDEWIIGTSYSGLYITRDAGKSWRAMPIALKALSFGGHYHETINDIAYALSDPEKVYFAYGPYGKIALLNIKTGCVEPIPPLPERQGIVALSTTKVNASVRLMAQTQSAVWHFLNKKWLKKSTLPINCTPYFCKTRRKKVEDKRGIYLTAWTASNLQDLRKHFMFIKAHGMNAVVIDFKDDFGYITYNSQVKMAHEAKAVRPMLDIKAIRTLADELDIHLIARFVLFKDEKLYRYDSHRYALWDKKRNAPWAHFIKNRAGQLVQREYWVNLFSPEVWEYNLQIAQELQGLGIDEIQFDYIRLPSEGPLYTIACSHNMYEMKAIDALESYLRRAREVLTVPISVNVFGYNGWFLTDSLGQNIQRLALYVDAISPMTYPSHYHTTFLGAMSYLKKAHVLYKVGSDRAVFYTKAQTFIRQYVQAFLLGSERSFSEETYCNYIKAQIEGVYSSNGSGFLLWNASNNYYMVKQDLVCP from the coding sequence ATGGGAAACTATCGATTAAGTCTACTGGGCACACTCGAAAAAAAGGTTTCGGAACATTGGATGCCTATGAAAGCTGAGGGCTTGCGTTTGCGCTGGCTATATCCTTTTAAAGAAATGGAAAAAAGACCACTGACCGGTGTCGCTAGCACGTTGGCTAGGCCTGAGCAGGTGGCTGTAACAACAGGTGAGGAACTATTTCTATCGCAAGATGGTGGTCAGACTTTTAGATTGGTAACGGATAGGCATGCGACTGCTCCTTTATCCTATTTTACTTCAGTAGCTATTTCAGAAGAAAATCCCGACGAATGGATCATTGGTACTTCTTATAGTGGTTTGTATATAACACGCGATGCAGGAAAAAGCTGGCGTGCTATGCCTATAGCGTTAAAAGCCTTATCCTTTGGTGGCCATTATCATGAAACGATTAATGATATCGCCTACGCGCTTTCAGATCCTGAAAAAGTTTATTTTGCTTATGGACCTTATGGAAAAATAGCCTTGCTGAATATTAAGACTGGATGTGTTGAGCCTATACCCCCTCTGCCAGAACGACAGGGCATTGTTGCTTTATCTACTACTAAGGTCAATGCATCTGTCCGGTTGATGGCTCAAACGCAATCAGCTGTTTGGCACTTTCTGAATAAGAAGTGGTTAAAAAAGTCTACCTTGCCCATCAATTGTACACCTTATTTTTGCAAGACTAGACGAAAAAAGGTGGAAGACAAAAGAGGCATTTATCTAACAGCTTGGACAGCTAGTAATCTACAGGATTTACGCAAGCATTTTATGTTTATCAAGGCGCATGGTATGAATGCCGTTGTGATTGATTTTAAAGATGACTTTGGCTATATCACCTATAATTCTCAAGTTAAAATGGCGCACGAAGCCAAGGCGGTCCGCCCTATGCTAGATATCAAGGCGATTCGTACTTTAGCAGATGAACTAGATATTCATCTGATTGCGCGTTTTGTACTTTTTAAGGATGAAAAACTATATCGGTACGACAGCCATCGCTACGCATTATGGGATAAAAAAAGAAATGCGCCATGGGCGCACTTTATAAAAAATCGTGCAGGTCAACTGGTTCAGAGAGAATATTGGGTGAATCTCTTTTCACCTGAAGTTTGGGAATACAACCTCCAAATCGCCCAAGAATTGCAAGGTCTAGGTATTGATGAAATTCAGTTTGACTACATTCGGTTACCTTCCGAGGGGCCACTCTATACCATTGCCTGTAGTCACAATATGTACGAAATGAAAGCCATAGATGCCCTAGAGTCTTACTTAAGAAGGGCACGTGAAGTGTTGACCGTACCTATTTCTGTCAATGTTTTTGGCTACAACGGCTGGTTTTTAACGGATTCGCTCGGGCAAAATATCCAACGATTGGCACTTTATGTGGATGCGATTTCTCCCATGACCTATCCTTCTCACTACCACACTACATTTTTGGGGGCTATGTCATACCTAAAAAAGGCACATGTACTCTATAAAGTAGGATCTGATCGTGCTGTTTTCTATACAAAAGCACAAACTTTTATTCGTCAGTATGTGCAAGCTTTCCTTTTGGGATCAGAAAGGAGTTTTTCAGAAGAGACCTATTGTAATTATATCAAAGCGCAAATAGAAGGTGTGTATAGTTCAAACGGTTCAGGCTTTTTGCTCTGGAATGCTTCTAATAACTATTATATGGTAAAGCAGGATTTGGTGTGTCCGTAA
- a CDS encoding LysM peptidoglycan-binding domain-containing protein has product MRWFFIVFTLLPFSGWSVELSQPIVVPEVVRFANMRLKFTRGARKQVQIKVNQLTRSQRSFNQILERTHLFFPFIEKILADENVPDDFKFQAVHESMLVGNAVSHTEDVGFWQIQKATGLGLRLTIDHLVDERMHLIQSTKAAARFLKIHNQYFDSWLGALLAYNRGRAGAVKIFPKKHYGARVVRLDDKTDQYILSVIATKLAFGRIAGKKKHARLRLLVYDQGHHGQRLEDIAAHLNIEEKLLSEHNRWLRTAVVPPNTKCSLLVPLLHTDAHTHSVLKLPLKNSAPKQGIAISKPQDTQPDYAKHLQAAKTFPEITPLKDGRSVRLVKANGRLAIIAEKGDTIPYLAQLGKLDIDKFLLINEIDKTHQLIPNMVYYYRSKGSKGGRHYHVVASGEDIWRIAQRYGMQRSALLEKNRMQQTEQLAKGRILWLRFIRPRKFPVAYHQAVAQPS; this is encoded by the coding sequence ATGCGTTGGTTTTTTATTGTTTTTACCTTGCTACCATTCAGTGGGTGGTCTGTTGAGCTATCACAGCCAATCGTTGTGCCAGAGGTAGTGAGATTTGCAAATATGCGGTTGAAGTTTACACGTGGTGCCCGCAAACAGGTGCAGATAAAAGTAAACCAGCTGACCAGATCTCAAAGATCGTTTAATCAAATATTAGAGCGCACCCATCTTTTTTTCCCATTTATAGAAAAAATATTGGCCGATGAAAATGTTCCAGATGATTTTAAATTCCAAGCTGTACATGAAAGTATGCTCGTAGGGAATGCGGTAAGTCATACCGAAGATGTGGGCTTTTGGCAAATTCAAAAGGCAACCGGTTTGGGTTTAAGATTAACTATAGATCATCTTGTAGATGAAAGAATGCACTTAATTCAGTCCACAAAAGCGGCTGCTCGTTTTTTAAAGATTCACAACCAATATTTTGATAGTTGGTTGGGTGCACTACTGGCTTATAATAGGGGTAGAGCAGGTGCAGTAAAGATTTTTCCTAAAAAACACTATGGCGCCAGAGTAGTACGATTGGATGATAAGACCGACCAATATATCCTCTCTGTTATAGCTACTAAGTTGGCATTTGGAAGGATCGCTGGGAAAAAAAAACATGCAAGACTACGGCTGTTGGTCTATGACCAAGGCCACCATGGACAAAGGTTAGAAGATATTGCTGCGCACTTAAATATAGAAGAAAAATTATTATCTGAACACAATAGATGGCTTAGAACTGCTGTGGTACCCCCTAATACCAAGTGTTCTTTGTTAGTGCCATTGCTGCATACTGATGCACATACCCACTCTGTTCTTAAGCTACCCTTAAAAAACAGCGCACCGAAGCAAGGAATAGCAATATCTAAACCACAGGATACCCAACCAGATTATGCCAAGCATTTACAGGCTGCTAAAACCTTTCCTGAAATTACCCCTTTGAAGGATGGGCGTTCTGTTAGATTGGTTAAAGCCAATGGCAGATTGGCGATTATAGCTGAAAAAGGAGACACCATTCCCTATTTAGCCCAGTTAGGCAAACTGGATATAGATAAATTTTTGCTTATAAATGAGATTGACAAAACGCACCAGCTGATACCAAATATGGTCTATTATTATCGATCAAAAGGTAGTAAAGGCGGTAGACACTATCATGTCGTAGCATCTGGAGAAGATATATGGCGCATTGCACAACGATATGGTATGCAGCGATCTGCTCTTTTGGAAAAAAACCGCATGCAGCAAACAGAACAGTTAGCCAAGGGGCGCATATTATGGTTGCGATTTATTAGACCCCGTAAGTTTCCAGTAGCCTATCATCAGGCTGTCGCCCAACCCAGCTGA
- a CDS encoding tetratricopeptide repeat protein, producing MPLYIKKASSTINVSLLLLLLWYPIGIAKGSPSSRHTQLLFSAYEAAKKVYKTGDYAEAKTLFDRLKQMAAPTALAPYIHFYYALAAYHHGDKTTARQTFLELQTQFPDWNKQDEIYYWSAQCSFEAGDGAQALAALACIKDKRMAQSVLQMKKYFLKQIDHHETLQALIEQFPKDPLIKTILHKKAARKAYLTQDFAPLQRLKQQYNFSDYIYDPLKNLTSKQKTIYNVAVFLPFFVEELNYAACTDQFVIALYQGIQLAIERLAQEGIVINLFAFDTKRNVAITQSLLAQEAMPYMDLIIGPLYPDTTQLVTAFAKKHKINLVNPISDNPAVTQGNPFTFLFQPDLETCAQKAATLTLNDLHHTAIEEPCIGVFYGMEQKDVLQATCYKQKVEQQLGRPIDLFVQLSSATIKSFFEQAISQEDENPEATEQDSLALNKLTHIYVPSQDELLVSNVISLCLKLGIKPHIIGHEQWIKKEILNIHQLKKFPILFLSPHYIDYSRPALHAFRKKFFEQNATEPNEKSYIGYEMMVFFGRMLGRYGTYFQKEWGNMHYNSLIFQGVAYGKHHANQHIPVLRFAKDKFIVSVHDTSS from the coding sequence ATGCCTTTGTATATAAAGAAAGCAAGCAGCACCATAAACGTTTCCCTATTACTACTTTTATTATGGTACCCTATAGGAATAGCAAAAGGTAGTCCATCCAGTCGCCATACGCAGCTTCTATTTTCGGCATATGAAGCGGCCAAAAAAGTTTACAAAACAGGGGATTATGCTGAGGCCAAAACATTATTTGATAGGCTGAAGCAGATGGCCGCTCCCACTGCCCTTGCCCCCTATATTCATTTTTACTATGCATTAGCAGCCTACCACCATGGAGATAAAACAACCGCTAGACAAACTTTTTTGGAGCTACAAACCCAATTCCCAGATTGGAACAAACAAGATGAAATCTATTACTGGTCTGCACAATGCAGCTTTGAAGCAGGAGATGGCGCACAAGCATTAGCAGCACTTGCTTGCATTAAAGACAAGCGTATGGCTCAGTCAGTGCTACAAATGAAAAAATATTTCCTTAAACAAATAGACCATCATGAAACTTTGCAAGCGTTGATTGAACAATTTCCAAAGGATCCACTTATCAAAACTATTTTACACAAAAAAGCTGCCCGAAAGGCTTATCTCACCCAAGACTTTGCGCCACTACAGCGGTTAAAACAGCAATACAATTTTTCAGATTATATATACGACCCTTTGAAAAACTTGACCTCTAAGCAAAAAACTATTTATAATGTAGCTGTTTTTTTACCCTTCTTTGTAGAAGAATTGAATTATGCAGCATGTACAGACCAATTTGTTATTGCGCTCTATCAGGGCATCCAACTGGCCATAGAAAGGCTTGCGCAAGAGGGTATTGTTATCAACCTTTTTGCCTTTGATACCAAAAGAAATGTAGCGATTACCCAATCATTACTTGCACAAGAAGCCATGCCCTATATGGATCTCATCATAGGTCCGCTCTACCCTGATACGACTCAATTAGTTACTGCATTTGCTAAAAAACATAAAATTAATCTTGTGAATCCTATTTCAGATAACCCTGCTGTCACCCAAGGGAACCCATTTACCTTTCTTTTTCAGCCAGATTTGGAAACTTGTGCCCAAAAAGCAGCAACACTTACACTCAACGACCTACATCATACAGCCATAGAGGAACCTTGTATAGGCGTTTTTTATGGCATGGAGCAGAAAGATGTATTGCAAGCAACATGCTATAAGCAGAAAGTTGAACAGCAATTAGGTAGGCCAATAGATCTATTTGTACAACTTTCTAGTGCAACGATCAAAAGTTTTTTTGAACAAGCAATCAGCCAAGAAGACGAAAACCCTGAAGCCACTGAACAAGATAGCTTAGCGCTCAACAAGCTTACCCATATCTATGTACCATCTCAAGATGAACTGCTGGTTTCAAACGTAATAAGCCTCTGTTTAAAACTGGGTATTAAGCCACACATTATAGGACATGAACAATGGATCAAAAAGGAAATACTCAATATCCATCAACTAAAAAAATTCCCTATTCTATTTTTATCTCCTCATTATATCGACTATAGTAGGCCTGCTTTACATGCATTTCGTAAAAAGTTTTTTGAACAAAATGCTACAGAACCCAATGAAAAAAGTTACATTGGTTATGAAATGATGGTATTCTTTGGAAGAATGCTAGGACGTTATGGCACCTATTTTCAAAAAGAATGGGGAAATATGCATTACAATAGCCTTATTTTTCAGGGGGTAGCCTATGGCAAACATCATGCTAATCAGCATATTCCAGTACTGCGCTTTGCTAAAGATAAATTTATAGTATCTGTTCACGATACTAGTTCATAA
- a CDS encoding ATP-dependent Clp protease ATP-binding subunit codes for MDFGQYTIKAQEAIQGAIAVAQANQQLTIENSHLLKAILSSNEAHITFLTQQLQVALMPLEQALDQLIQTYPKASGQQPYLSPNLDVTLRGAASYKKQLGDDFIAVDHLLLSLCTGTDKTAALMKKHGIEEKPLLTAIQTLRGTHKVTDPTAESKYRSLERYAKNLNQLVKEGKIDPVIGRDEESRRTVQIISRRTKSNPLLIGEPGVGKTAIVEGLAQRIVSGDVPENIKSKVIFALDLGLLIAGAKYKGEFEERLKAVIKEVVDSNGAFILFIDEIHMLIGAGASGEGAMDAANLLKPALARGELHAIGATTLKEYQKYIEKDKALERRFQVIMVDEPSQEDAVSIIRGIKPKYELHHGIRIKDNAVTATVRLSDRYLPGFLPDKAIDVMDEAAAKKRIDLDAVPVDLDQIQRKITELEIEREAIRKEQDIVKLEVLSKTIADLNEKKQTLQSKWEHDKSIMHGISIQKKQIEQLRLDAEQAERSFDYGKVAEIRYGRLIEAEKKLKELQEKVEALRETSPLFKEEVTQEDIAEIIAQRTGIPVAKMLQDEREKLLHLEAVLAGRVAGQTEAIQAIADAVRRSRAELQDPRKPIGSFIFLGTTGVGKTELAKALAQFLFNDEQAMIRIDISEYQEKHAVSRLIGAPPGYIGYDEGGQLTEAVRTKPYSVILLDEIEKAHPDVFNILLQVLDDGRLTDNKGRTANFKNTIIIMTSNMGAHLIQSRFEGIEDLPAQEVLTETKEAVMQLLQKHMRPEFLNRVDEIIMFNPLSKRVIKDIVHIQVAKLKADLQRNGIIIQLDEGLIDYLSQEGYSLQFGARPLKRLMQRMVLNELSKALLSGHITKEQPILIGYKKGAVVFLNKK; via the coding sequence ATGGACTTTGGGCAATATACGATTAAAGCACAAGAAGCGATACAAGGCGCGATAGCAGTTGCGCAAGCAAATCAACAATTGACTATTGAAAATAGTCACTTACTCAAGGCTATTTTAAGCAGCAATGAAGCACATATTACCTTCCTTACACAGCAACTTCAAGTGGCTTTAATGCCTTTGGAACAAGCCTTAGATCAACTGATCCAAACCTACCCAAAAGCATCTGGTCAACAGCCTTATTTGTCACCAAACCTGGATGTTACCTTGCGTGGCGCAGCCAGTTATAAAAAACAATTAGGTGATGATTTTATTGCAGTTGACCATTTACTTTTAAGCCTCTGTACAGGTACAGATAAAACGGCAGCGTTAATGAAAAAGCATGGCATAGAAGAAAAACCGTTGCTAACAGCCATTCAGACTTTACGGGGCACACATAAAGTGACGGATCCTACTGCAGAGTCTAAATACAGATCGCTGGAACGTTACGCAAAAAATTTAAATCAACTGGTTAAAGAAGGTAAAATAGATCCAGTCATTGGGCGTGACGAAGAATCACGCAGAACGGTACAAATTATTTCACGTAGAACGAAAAGCAACCCTCTATTAATTGGAGAACCTGGTGTAGGTAAAACGGCTATTGTAGAGGGATTGGCGCAAAGAATTGTATCTGGTGATGTACCTGAAAACATTAAATCTAAGGTAATCTTTGCATTAGACTTAGGTCTTTTGATTGCTGGTGCCAAATACAAAGGTGAGTTTGAAGAGCGATTGAAAGCTGTTATTAAGGAAGTAGTAGATTCTAATGGGGCATTTATTCTTTTTATTGATGAAATCCACATGTTGATTGGGGCAGGTGCCTCTGGGGAAGGTGCTATGGATGCAGCGAACCTACTTAAACCAGCACTTGCACGTGGAGAACTACATGCCATTGGTGCAACTACCTTAAAGGAATATCAAAAATATATAGAAAAGGACAAAGCGCTAGAAAGACGGTTCCAAGTTATAATGGTAGATGAACCGAGTCAGGAAGATGCGGTTTCTATTATACGAGGTATAAAACCAAAATATGAACTGCATCATGGCATACGTATTAAAGACAATGCAGTCACTGCAACAGTGCGTCTCTCTGATCGTTACCTACCGGGCTTTCTACCTGATAAAGCCATAGATGTTATGGATGAAGCTGCTGCCAAAAAGCGTATTGATTTAGATGCAGTTCCTGTGGATTTAGATCAAATACAACGCAAAATTACCGAATTGGAAATTGAAAGGGAAGCGATTCGAAAAGAGCAAGATATAGTGAAGCTGGAAGTACTTTCTAAAACCATTGCCGATCTAAATGAAAAGAAACAAACGCTCCAATCAAAATGGGAGCATGACAAATCCATTATGCATGGCATCAGTATACAGAAAAAGCAAATTGAACAATTGCGTTTGGATGCTGAACAAGCTGAACGCAGCTTTGACTATGGTAAGGTGGCAGAAATCCGATATGGAAGGCTTATCGAGGCAGAAAAAAAACTCAAGGAACTACAAGAAAAGGTAGAAGCATTACGTGAGACGAGTCCACTTTTTAAAGAAGAAGTCACACAGGAAGACATTGCTGAAATTATCGCACAACGGACGGGTATTCCTGTCGCTAAAATGCTACAAGACGAGCGAGAAAAGCTGCTGCACTTAGAAGCTGTACTGGCTGGGCGTGTGGCAGGACAAACAGAAGCCATTCAGGCTATTGCGGATGCCGTACGTAGAAGCCGTGCCGAACTACAGGACCCTCGTAAGCCTATTGGTTCTTTTATTTTTTTAGGTACTACTGGAGTAGGTAAAACCGAATTAGCCAAAGCACTGGCACAGTTCTTATTCAATGATGAACAGGCTATGATTCGCATAGACATCTCTGAATACCAAGAAAAACATGCGGTTAGTCGGCTCATTGGTGCACCCCCTGGCTATATAGGATATGATGAAGGGGGTCAACTGACGGAAGCGGTACGGACCAAGCCCTATTCAGTTATTCTATTAGATGAAATAGAAAAAGCGCACCCAGATGTTTTTAATATCCTGTTGCAGGTATTGGATGATGGTAGGCTAACGGATAATAAAGGTAGAACGGCAAATTTTAAAAATACCATTATTATTATGACTAGTAACATGGGGGCCCATCTGATTCAAAGTAGATTTGAAGGCATTGAAGATCTACCTGCTCAAGAAGTATTAACAGAAACCAAAGAAGCCGTTATGCAATTGCTTCAAAAGCACATGCGTCCAGAGTTTTTAAATCGAGTAGATGAAATCATTATGTTTAATCCACTTTCCAAAAGGGTGATTAAAGATATTGTGCATATTCAGGTAGCAAAACTTAAAGCAGATCTACAAAGGAATGGCATAATCATCCAGCTCGATGAAGGTTTAATAGACTACCTATCGCAAGAAGGATATAGCTTGCAATTTGGAGCAAGGCCACTCAAGCGCTTAATGCAACGCATGGTACTCAATGAATTGTCTAAAGCATTGCTATCTGGACATATTACCAAAGAGCAACCTATTCTGATTGGTTACAAAAAAGGAGCAGTGGTATTTTTAAATAAAAAATAG
- a CDS encoding ankyrin repeat domain-containing protein, which yields MLIIWFLLSLLKHTLLSSCVADHLSTKPECSVKEKQTEQKTLEDLVKLVVERICVPHSQNKFFEKDEQGRNPIHHAILNDKPNVLAIILKNSVNNSFITALINAQDNDRNTPLIMATQEGNQDMVKLLLEQPNIDVNKTNREGNTPLMMATQKGKEDIVKMLLKQPNIDVNKKNIEGNTALGMAVKNKKHPAIVQSLLLDNRVNPNLTCSKNAAYSRPCEYLLMWLQINYIRECINREEKEGSIRMLKAFLKRKEINIQSLDFDILKFAQELNDKELLNLINHVLGS from the coding sequence ATGCTTATTATATGGTTTTTATTGTCCTTATTAAAGCATACTTTACTTTCTTCTTGTGTAGCGGATCATTTAAGCACTAAACCTGAATGTAGTGTTAAAGAGAAACAAACTGAACAAAAGACGCTAGAAGATCTGGTCAAGTTAGTTGTAGAACGTATATGTGTGCCTCATAGTCAAAATAAATTTTTTGAAAAAGATGAACAAGGGCGTAATCCTATACACCATGCAATTTTAAATGATAAGCCTAATGTTCTTGCCATCATCCTTAAAAATTCGGTGAACAATAGCTTTATTACTGCTTTGATCAATGCACAAGATAATGATCGCAATACCCCGCTCATTATGGCAACACAAGAGGGTAATCAAGATATGGTCAAGCTGCTACTCGAGCAGCCAAATATTGACGTTAACAAAACAAATCGTGAGGGTAATACCCCGCTCATGATGGCAACACAAAAGGGTAAAGAAGATATAGTCAAGATGCTACTCAAGCAGCCAAATATTGACGTTAATAAAAAAAATATTGAGGGTAATACCGCACTTGGAATGGCAGTCAAGAATAAGAAGCATCCAGCAATAGTTCAAAGCTTGTTGCTTGATAACCGTGTTAATCCAAACTTAACTTGCTCCAAGAACGCAGCGTATTCACGCCCATGTGAATATCTATTAATGTGGCTCCAAATTAATTATATAAGAGAATGTATAAATCGAGAAGAAAAAGAGGGAAGTATAAGAATGCTTAAGGCGTTCTTAAAAAGAAAAGAAATTAATATTCAGTCATTGGATTTTGACATACTTAAATTTGCGCAAGAGCTCAATGACAAAGAATTATTAAACCTCATTAATCACGTTTTAGGTTCCTAG